One segment of Candidatus Fokinia solitaria DNA contains the following:
- a CDS encoding ribonuclease J, translating to MSDMYLDFSAGTFKKEFIIIPIGGVGEIGVNCTLYHYNGKWLMVDCGLGFAGDEFPGIDVMLPKPDFIDKIRDDLVGIVLTHAHEDHIGALQYLWEYMGFPPLYASEFTCFVLKSKFKEQEIAESKMDLVRKLNSGEKITLGDFSITPANVTHSIPMSMILFISCKVDEKETIVCHTGDWRIEETPLIGEKTDEETIRKMAKNGIFAVVSDSTNVFNEQPLFSEIDLQQSLREIISSWKTGTIFIPTFASNISRMYSVALIAKSLGKKMVLAGRSLIRMYEVALKCGYLKEFEPFIFVEDASKYKREELIVLCTGCQGERFAVITAIAGKFHPYLDVFKDDLVIFSSKRIPGNEKKIDGVINQLIEKGVTVFTEKSHFVHVSGHPSREEMRWLYTTLNFPRLVIPVHGEISHMSLHKEFVQDVSSEMASVLLKCGQVVSFNPKAKNKEELIHILGDVESGYLAVDGKNLIASDSIVIKDRKVMMENGLVVVLLFLNSNNRVARRPYILAPGLLDMAVQEDVKIVSTLVTIVKDVVEDAFKNGVPSVIRPIAKHVAKFCKKELGKVPKIVVHVENV from the coding sequence ATGTCTGATATGTATTTGGATTTTTCTGCTGGAACTTTTAAAAAGGAGTTCATTATTATACCGATCGGAGGAGTTGGTGAAATAGGTGTGAATTGTACCTTGTACCACTACAATGGTAAGTGGCTTATGGTGGATTGTGGACTCGGCTTTGCAGGGGATGAATTTCCTGGAATAGATGTAATGCTGCCAAAGCCTGATTTTATAGATAAAATCAGAGACGATCTCGTTGGCATTGTACTGACGCATGCGCATGAAGATCATATAGGAGCGTTGCAATACTTATGGGAGTATATGGGCTTTCCTCCACTGTATGCGAGTGAATTCACGTGCTTCGTGCTGAAAAGTAAGTTTAAAGAGCAAGAGATTGCAGAATCGAAAATGGATCTTGTAAGAAAGCTGAATTCTGGAGAAAAAATTACACTTGGCGATTTTTCGATTACGCCTGCGAACGTGACGCATTCGATACCTATGTCGATGATCTTGTTTATCTCATGTAAAGTTGATGAAAAAGAGACTATCGTCTGTCACACTGGAGATTGGAGAATTGAAGAAACTCCTCTAATAGGAGAGAAAACTGATGAAGAGACTATTCGTAAGATGGCTAAAAATGGTATTTTTGCTGTCGTTTCTGACTCTACAAATGTTTTTAATGAGCAACCGCTATTCTCAGAAATTGATCTGCAACAAAGCTTACGCGAGATTATAAGTAGTTGGAAAACTGGTACTATCTTCATTCCTACATTTGCATCTAATATTTCCAGAATGTATTCTGTAGCGCTGATTGCCAAGAGTTTAGGTAAGAAAATGGTCTTAGCAGGGAGATCTTTGATTCGGATGTATGAAGTTGCCTTGAAATGCGGTTACTTGAAAGAGTTCGAGCCATTCATTTTTGTGGAAGATGCATCGAAGTATAAGAGAGAAGAATTAATAGTACTTTGCACTGGATGCCAAGGAGAGAGATTTGCCGTTATCACCGCGATAGCAGGAAAATTTCATCCGTATTTAGACGTATTTAAGGATGATTTAGTAATATTCTCATCAAAAAGAATTCCTGGCAATGAGAAGAAGATAGATGGCGTGATTAATCAACTCATAGAGAAAGGAGTGACAGTCTTTACTGAAAAGAGTCATTTTGTACATGTATCAGGGCATCCATCGAGAGAGGAAATGAGATGGCTGTATACAACGCTTAATTTCCCGCGTCTTGTAATTCCAGTGCATGGTGAGATCTCTCATATGTCTTTACATAAAGAGTTTGTGCAAGATGTAAGTTCTGAAATGGCTAGTGTACTACTAAAGTGCGGACAAGTAGTATCTTTCAACCCAAAGGCAAAAAACAAAGAAGAGCTTATCCATATACTTGGAGATGTAGAGTCTGGATATCTAGCAGTGGATGGTAAAAATCTCATCGCATCTGATAGTATAGTCATCAAGGATAGAAAAGTAATGATGGAGAACGGACTTGTTGTAGTACTGCTGTTCTTGAATAGTAATAATAGAGTTGCAAGAAGACCGTATATCCTCGCACCAGGGCTACTTGATATGGCTGTGCAAGAAGACGTAAAGATCGTATCTACTTTAGTAACAATCGTGAAAGATGTCGTTGAAGATGCATTTAAGAATGGCGTACCATCTGTGATTAGGCCAATAGCGAAGCACGTAGCGAAGTTTTGTAAGAAAGAACTTGGCAAAGTACCTAAAATAGTCGTGCATGTAGAAAACGTATAG
- a CDS encoding SAM-dependent methyltransferase — protein sequence MSFVLAHNDIIAFDSFMSLSNECYYRNAVIGSAGDFITAPEVSDIFNLILGKVALSHTINKKKKLVLLELGGGTGRMMRDILRLLQAYTNNDITTIVSAVLMLEHSENMAEIQKKNVSDVIPSCPIEWFFDLDAIVERAQFIAKETNSTVVIVSNEFFDALPVKQFHVGTEISELYAHRKENELKLTYQAPSECSIHIIDEYIRGSAKILQQIIAEDGHTIVELSPIRERYMDRLLDAVISSDGMFVAVDYGHLGYKHTNSIKFVKNHTLLDAITQLGEADISATVDFYSLTKIATRRDCIAAYCTQADFLKANGIYDVAKDSFHKFLNSDMHAKHFEKTWLDTVTLTSKLEMGETFKVLSVTNSTIQKTNFKRYSSE from the coding sequence GTGTCTTTCGTATTAGCACATAACGACATCATTGCATTCGACAGTTTTATGAGTCTCTCAAACGAGTGCTACTACAGGAATGCTGTAATTGGCAGCGCAGGGGACTTCATCACAGCACCAGAAGTGAGTGATATATTCAATTTGATACTCGGCAAGGTAGCTTTGTCTCATACAATAAACAAGAAAAAAAAACTCGTTCTCCTAGAATTAGGTGGAGGCACTGGGAGGATGATGCGTGACATACTGCGCTTGCTACAAGCTTATACGAATAATGATATCACTACTATAGTCTCCGCCGTACTCATGCTGGAGCATAGTGAAAACATGGCAGAGATACAAAAAAAGAATGTGAGTGACGTTATTCCTTCTTGTCCTATAGAATGGTTCTTTGATCTCGATGCTATCGTGGAAAGAGCACAGTTCATAGCTAAGGAAACAAACTCCACGGTAGTCATAGTCTCCAATGAATTCTTTGATGCGTTACCAGTTAAACAATTTCATGTCGGCACTGAAATTTCTGAATTGTATGCACATCGCAAAGAAAACGAGTTAAAATTAACATATCAAGCGCCATCTGAATGCAGCATTCACATCATTGATGAATATATACGAGGAAGCGCTAAGATTCTTCAGCAAATTATTGCAGAAGATGGACATACTATTGTCGAGCTTTCTCCGATTAGAGAGAGATACATGGATAGGCTGCTGGACGCAGTAATATCTTCTGATGGTATGTTCGTTGCTGTAGATTATGGACACTTAGGATATAAGCACACGAATTCCATTAAATTTGTAAAAAATCATACACTACTTGATGCTATTACACAGCTTGGAGAAGCTGATATATCAGCTACTGTTGATTTTTATTCTTTAACCAAGATAGCGACACGACGCGACTGCATAGCAGCTTACTGTACACAGGCGGATTTTTTAAAAGCAAACGGCATTTATGACGTTGCAAAAGACTCCTTTCATAAATTTCTAAATTCCGATATGCATGCAAAGCATTTCGAGAAAACGTGGTTAGATACCGTTACACTGACATCTAAATTAGAAATGGGTGAGACATTTAAAGTACTCAGCGTTACCAATTCTACGATACAAAAAACAAATTTTAAGCGATATTCGTCAGAGTAA
- the feoB gene encoding ferrous iron transport protein B, which translates to MECYCNVALLGHPNSGKTTLMNKLSGTKCRTGNWFGVTLIKNEKKCEEIKFIDLPGTDYFPKGDSHEAEHVEYKVVYDLLESDDVDLYISVVDATNIKHDLVFTMELMMRKANVVVVVTKIDIAKRYGITIKHDVLAALLGCDVLAVSATSRTTITELKKYLCRRATTICAAKKNKMIQYSDSTWNVLLPSIIKHQFQDDEYKAQTVIKELQHAKTIAEKEISHHISAFSLFELLQNATINHSTAGSIVHYVKQFSENIFSYYTSFINEIYDKAVTVKKVSTLSNFIDTLLFKPIFALPIFTFLISSILFLSSLSNSFLSPILLDIVNATFTYPLTLAVCSFLPDALIIPVYRSFSLGLNIIVSFIPPVCTLYACLFTLEETGYMSRLSLLMNSTLSKIGIPGHAIIPLILSFGCNVPSIHTTLSISNKKSRIIAIMMMPFMSCNGRFIVFTTIGLYFFHSYTFLAIFGLYALGVSVGVFTAAILCKLLKPRTDTIILRLPHHTFPSLTIVAQKTYDFSRSFIFSITKSVFISLAIFYAFSSFSFKNYKITQSDRLSHSILVEIGKKASCITKYIGVHPDDWQINVALIAGIIAKEVIITTARTLYTLESDITNQELLLQNKQEWISNQYNQIFDKYFGKNIETSNYEETLKIKFSNSKSAFAFMIFVLLYFPCISVFAIIKSQIGMRWAILSFAWSTFIGYTLAWLCNFM; encoded by the coding sequence ATGGAGTGTTACTGCAACGTTGCTCTTTTAGGGCATCCTAACTCAGGAAAGACTACTTTAATGAATAAATTAAGTGGTACTAAATGCAGAACTGGTAATTGGTTTGGTGTGACTCTCATCAAAAATGAGAAAAAATGCGAAGAAATAAAATTCATAGATTTACCAGGTACAGATTATTTTCCAAAAGGAGATTCTCATGAAGCAGAACACGTAGAGTATAAAGTTGTTTATGATTTATTGGAGTCAGATGATGTAGATCTCTACATCAGCGTAGTGGATGCTACTAACATCAAGCACGATCTCGTATTCACTATGGAACTCATGATGAGAAAGGCTAACGTGGTTGTAGTTGTGACAAAGATCGATATAGCGAAGCGATACGGCATTACGATAAAACATGATGTTCTCGCCGCATTATTAGGCTGCGACGTTCTTGCAGTAAGCGCTACATCTCGCACTACTATTACAGAATTAAAAAAATATCTATGCAGACGTGCTACTACTATTTGCGCAGCGAAGAAGAATAAAATGATACAATATTCAGATAGCACTTGGAACGTATTACTTCCGTCAATAATAAAACATCAATTTCAAGATGATGAGTACAAAGCGCAAACAGTGATAAAGGAGTTGCAGCATGCTAAGACTATTGCTGAAAAAGAGATATCACACCATATAAGCGCATTCTCACTTTTTGAATTACTTCAAAATGCTACAATCAACCATTCTACGGCGGGTAGCATCGTACACTATGTCAAACAGTTTTCTGAAAATATATTTTCCTACTACACATCGTTTATTAACGAGATATACGATAAAGCGGTTACTGTTAAGAAAGTCAGCACATTATCGAATTTCATCGATACACTATTATTTAAACCAATATTCGCGCTGCCAATTTTTACATTTTTAATAAGCAGCATACTCTTTCTATCATCATTATCTAACTCTTTTCTATCGCCAATATTACTTGATATTGTAAACGCTACTTTTACATATCCACTCACGCTAGCAGTTTGTAGCTTCCTGCCTGATGCGTTGATAATACCAGTGTATCGCAGTTTTTCTCTAGGACTAAACATCATTGTCTCTTTTATACCGCCTGTATGTACATTATACGCGTGCTTATTCACTTTAGAAGAAACAGGATATATGAGTAGACTTTCACTCTTGATGAACAGTACTTTATCAAAAATAGGTATACCAGGGCATGCTATCATTCCGCTTATCCTCAGCTTCGGATGTAATGTACCATCGATACACACCACACTCAGCATCAGTAATAAAAAAAGTAGAATTATCGCAATTATGATGATGCCGTTTATGAGTTGTAACGGCAGATTTATAGTCTTCACTACTATAGGGTTATACTTTTTTCACTCATACACATTTCTTGCGATATTCGGATTATATGCGCTCGGCGTCAGCGTAGGAGTTTTTACCGCAGCAATACTATGTAAATTACTAAAACCACGCACAGATACAATAATATTACGTCTGCCGCATCATACATTTCCCTCTCTTACTATAGTGGCGCAAAAAACATACGATTTTTCCAGATCGTTCATATTCAGTATCACTAAGAGTGTATTTATATCTCTTGCAATATTTTACGCTTTTTCATCTTTTTCATTTAAGAACTATAAAATTACTCAAAGTGATCGTTTGTCTCACTCAATTCTTGTAGAAATTGGCAAAAAAGCATCATGTATTACCAAATATATAGGAGTACATCCAGATGATTGGCAAATAAACGTAGCGCTCATTGCTGGCATTATTGCAAAAGAAGTCATCATCACTACCGCTCGTACATTGTACACTTTAGAAAGCGATATCACTAACCAAGAGCTGTTACTACAAAACAAGCAAGAATGGATATCGAATCAGTATAATCAGATTTTTGACAAATATTTTGGAAAGAATATAGAGACTTCAAATTATGAGGAAACACTAAAAATAAAATTCAGCAACAGCAAAAGTGCATTCGCATTTATGATATTCGTATTACTATACTTTCCATGTATTTCTGTTTTCGCCATTATAAAGTCTCAAATAGGTATGAGATGGGCGATACTATCATTCGCATGGTCAACTTTCATAGGATATACGCTAGCGTGGCTTTGTAACTTCATGTAG
- a CDS encoding GapR family DNA-binding domain-containing protein, translated as MKVLKQIIQKLERLEEEKRELTELIKETYAQSRSIGLEPKIVKKVVALRKKGLDVASQENEMIERYIQALESDDTEPVL; from the coding sequence ATGAAAGTACTGAAACAAATAATCCAAAAATTGGAAAGATTGGAGGAGGAGAAACGCGAACTAACAGAATTAATAAAAGAAACGTACGCGCAGTCCAGATCAATCGGATTAGAACCTAAAATTGTAAAAAAAGTGGTGGCATTGAGAAAAAAAGGATTAGATGTTGCATCTCAAGAAAATGAAATGATAGAAAGATATATACAAGCTCTGGAAAGTGACGATACTGAGCCTGTTCTTTGA
- a CDS encoding HIT domain-containing protein, whose amino-acid sequence MYKYDTENVFAKILRGEINCRKVYEDDYCLSFHDITPLAPVHVLCIPKLQVVNFETFMSIATPQFSHLFFSGLSNTIKILELQGGYRLISNSGENAIQTVQHFHIHILGGESLGGLLPERIKNV is encoded by the coding sequence ATGTATAAATACGATACCGAAAATGTTTTTGCTAAAATTTTACGCGGTGAGATCAACTGCAGAAAAGTATATGAGGATGATTATTGCCTCTCATTTCATGATATTACCCCTCTAGCTCCAGTACATGTCTTATGCATACCAAAGCTACAAGTGGTAAATTTTGAAACTTTTATGAGTATTGCAACTCCACAGTTCTCGCATCTCTTTTTTAGCGGATTATCCAATACTATTAAAATTCTAGAGCTACAAGGAGGTTATAGGTTAATTAGTAATTCTGGAGAAAATGCCATTCAAACAGTGCAACATTTCCATATCCACATCCTAGGTGGTGAGTCATTAGGAGGATTGCTACCTGAACGTATAAAAAACGTATAA
- the priA gene encoding primosomal protein N', with the protein MNANSFKEEMLYVNMILPIAVDTHFVYSVQSSKDNVLGRFAAVPFKNTTTIGLIISINNDKKHQFRIREAIKILHELPAVHSNMIRFLEATARYNMYPVGVFYKMILGGMHTKAHRIGKFKINKAETADDKLPQNISLSPQQMEIASSISANLQQYCVHVLHGVTGSGKTETYLNVAKKVIDSGKQVLVLLPEILLSTQLSARFKKYFGEIGIWHSEIKQSDRNATWHRVQRGYDDIPMIKFVAGARSALYLPMHNIGLIIVDEEHDTSFKQEENPLYQARDMAILRAKHHDIPIILSSATPSIQTLYNAFKNKYRYYELTQKYSLTDLPHIQIADIRKNALQSMLHSKQRALPIIHSESLQEMQRTLHRGEQVMLFINRRGYANILMCNSCGARIGCQRCNVPLTYHKAKNIVLCHYCGYHHSLQYSCPVCNDANGIRLYGLGIEKVKEELDKLLPDHESAFLSSDLTVNKSANILSKIENGEIKIIVGTQILSKGFHFPNLQLIVVIDSSGTPLISDIRALEKTYQNLYQLIGRAGREKSNAKIILQTHEPTHWFVQSIINMDYGNFVKQEIQNRESASMPPFTKLCTITVQHQNEKTALQLIDTVENTMRSTNNKYDVVIMGASECPIFRLNSMFRYRIILQSRRNMAIQNFLNDIFHKHPNIRKKIKIDIDPYSFI; encoded by the coding sequence ATGAATGCAAATTCTTTCAAGGAAGAAATGTTATATGTGAATATGATATTGCCTATAGCAGTAGATACTCATTTCGTATACAGCGTACAAAGTTCTAAAGATAATGTGCTAGGTAGATTTGCAGCAGTGCCTTTCAAAAATACCACTACCATTGGTCTGATAATCTCCATCAATAACGATAAAAAGCATCAATTCCGAATACGCGAAGCGATAAAGATACTGCATGAATTACCAGCAGTACATTCAAATATGATTCGATTTCTAGAAGCTACTGCACGCTATAATATGTATCCTGTTGGAGTTTTTTACAAAATGATCCTCGGAGGAATGCATACAAAAGCACATAGAATAGGAAAGTTCAAAATAAACAAAGCCGAAACTGCAGATGACAAATTGCCGCAGAATATCTCTCTTTCTCCTCAACAAATGGAAATTGCATCATCGATTTCTGCAAATTTACAACAATACTGCGTCCATGTATTACATGGAGTGACAGGCTCTGGCAAAACAGAAACATACCTTAATGTCGCTAAGAAAGTAATAGATAGCGGTAAACAAGTATTAGTATTATTGCCGGAAATACTATTAAGTACGCAACTTTCAGCAAGATTTAAGAAATATTTCGGAGAAATAGGTATATGGCATTCAGAAATAAAGCAATCTGATAGAAATGCCACGTGGCACAGAGTGCAGCGTGGATATGATGATATACCGATGATAAAATTCGTAGCAGGTGCGCGGAGTGCCTTATATCTGCCAATGCACAATATAGGATTAATTATAGTAGATGAAGAACATGATACCTCATTTAAGCAGGAGGAAAATCCTCTTTATCAAGCAAGAGATATGGCAATCTTGCGCGCTAAACATCACGATATACCAATAATACTATCATCTGCTACACCATCGATACAGACGTTATATAACGCTTTCAAGAACAAGTATCGCTACTATGAATTAACTCAAAAATACAGCTTGACGGATTTACCTCATATACAGATTGCAGACATTCGCAAAAACGCTTTGCAATCCATGCTTCATAGCAAGCAGAGAGCCCTACCGATTATCCATTCTGAATCATTGCAAGAAATGCAACGCACTCTTCATAGAGGAGAACAAGTAATGCTTTTCATCAATAGAAGAGGATATGCAAATATCTTAATGTGTAACTCCTGTGGCGCAAGAATTGGATGTCAGAGATGCAACGTACCTTTAACGTATCATAAAGCAAAAAATATCGTCCTATGCCATTATTGCGGCTATCATCACTCATTGCAATACTCCTGTCCTGTATGCAATGACGCTAACGGTATCAGACTATACGGCCTCGGTATAGAAAAAGTAAAAGAAGAACTAGATAAATTATTACCTGATCATGAAAGTGCATTTTTAAGCAGCGATCTTACAGTCAATAAAAGCGCAAACATCCTTTCAAAGATAGAAAATGGCGAGATCAAGATCATCGTAGGTACTCAAATACTATCTAAAGGCTTCCATTTTCCGAATCTGCAATTAATCGTTGTAATAGATTCTTCCGGTACTCCACTTATTAGCGATATCAGAGCACTCGAAAAGACATATCAAAATCTCTATCAATTAATAGGACGTGCAGGAAGAGAGAAAAGCAATGCGAAAATTATTTTGCAAACACACGAGCCTACTCACTGGTTTGTACAATCCATCATCAATATGGATTATGGTAACTTCGTAAAGCAGGAAATACAAAATAGAGAAAGTGCATCAATGCCACCTTTTACAAAATTATGCACTATCACCGTGCAGCATCAGAATGAAAAAACTGCCCTTCAATTGATCGATACTGTAGAAAACACCATGAGAAGTACAAATAATAAATACGATGTCGTTATAATGGGCGCATCAGAATGCCCTATATTTAGACTAAATAGCATGTTCCGCTATCGCATTATACTGCAGTCACGACGCAACATGGCAATACAGAATTTCTTAAATGATATTTTTCACAAACATCCTAATATTAGGAAAAAAATTAAAATCGATATAGATCCGTATTCCTTTATATGA
- the ispG gene encoding flavodoxin-dependent (E)-4-hydroxy-3-methylbut-2-enyl-diphosphate synthase, protein MNHNEFVTVKAKTCAVKVGNIVIGGDAKIAIQSMTDTVTSNIKDTVAQIKLLIDSGAEIVRITVDNDSAAAAVPAIKDSLMQEEMYAKIPLVGCFHYNGHILLHKFHECAAALDKYRINPGNIGIKGKRDKNFEEILTIARKFNKPIRIGVNGGSLEQELLSELIEQNTNNNLSIEQIKREAIVKSALFSAQKAIAYGMQENQIILSAKVSNLPDVVWVYRQLSKYSKHPLHIGLTEAGSGLNGAVKTAAALGILLHHGIGDTIRVSTTSHDRTEEVKIAKMILQALDIRSFAPSVTSCPGCGRTSSSAFQILNFQVNEYIVDRMEEWKRLYGDEKISKLKIAVMGCIVNGPGESKLADIGISMPGNNEEDLAVVFVKGMKKAVLRKTEDYSIYQQFITILEDFVASLQ, encoded by the coding sequence GTGAATCATAATGAATTCGTTACCGTAAAAGCCAAAACTTGCGCGGTAAAAGTAGGTAATATCGTCATAGGAGGAGATGCCAAAATTGCGATACAATCAATGACTGACACTGTTACTAGTAATATTAAAGACACTGTAGCACAGATAAAATTGCTTATAGACTCAGGAGCAGAGATAGTGAGAATTACCGTAGATAATGACAGCGCTGCTGCCGCTGTACCAGCAATAAAAGATTCTCTTATGCAAGAAGAGATGTATGCGAAAATTCCATTAGTAGGCTGTTTTCACTATAACGGTCATATATTACTGCATAAATTTCATGAATGCGCTGCAGCACTAGATAAATACAGGATCAATCCTGGAAATATTGGTATAAAAGGAAAAAGAGACAAAAATTTCGAAGAAATTCTAACAATTGCGCGAAAATTTAATAAACCTATTAGAATTGGCGTTAATGGTGGAAGCTTAGAACAAGAGCTATTATCTGAACTCATTGAACAAAATACCAATAACAATCTGTCAATTGAACAAATAAAAAGAGAAGCTATCGTAAAGTCTGCACTATTCAGTGCGCAAAAAGCCATAGCGTATGGCATGCAGGAAAATCAGATTATTTTATCCGCAAAAGTCAGTAATTTGCCTGATGTCGTATGGGTATATAGACAGTTATCAAAATATTCAAAGCATCCATTGCATATAGGACTAACTGAAGCGGGAAGTGGTCTAAACGGTGCAGTAAAAACTGCAGCTGCACTAGGTATACTATTACATCACGGTATAGGAGATACAATACGCGTTTCCACTACATCTCACGATCGAACTGAAGAAGTAAAAATCGCAAAAATGATATTACAAGCACTTGATATAAGAAGTTTCGCACCTTCTGTCACCTCATGTCCAGGATGTGGGCGTACAAGTAGCAGTGCTTTTCAGATACTAAATTTTCAAGTGAATGAGTATATCGTTGACAGAATGGAAGAATGGAAAAGGCTCTATGGAGATGAAAAAATTAGCAAGCTAAAGATCGCAGTGATGGGCTGTATTGTAAATGGACCAGGTGAAAGTAAATTAGCAGATATAGGTATTAGCATGCCTGGAAATAACGAAGAAGATCTTGCAGTAGTTTTTGTGAAAGGTATGAAAAAGGCTGTTTTGAGAAAAACGGAAGATTACTCAATATATCAACAATTTATCACTATTCTTGAAGATTTTGTCGCTTCTCTGCAATAG
- the rplE gene encoding 50S ribosomal protein L5, whose amino-acid sequence MKSYVPRLLDRYNTTIKSNMMKKYQYANVMSIPKITKIVLSMTSKKLRDDQKFIEKVKEDLWLIAGQRPCQTKAKNSIAGFNLREGMLLGCFVTLRRSMMYDFLDRFVNIALPRVRDFKGILPKQFDGRGNISMGVKEQIIFPEIDYDKVEEIRGANVTVVTTCRSDEEAKDLLLEFGFPIK is encoded by the coding sequence ATGAAAAGCTACGTACCTAGGTTGTTGGATAGATATAATACGACAATCAAGTCTAACATGATGAAGAAGTATCAGTACGCTAACGTCATGAGTATACCAAAAATAACAAAGATTGTTCTTTCTATGACTTCCAAGAAGCTTAGAGATGATCAGAAATTTATAGAAAAGGTAAAAGAAGATTTATGGCTTATTGCAGGGCAAAGGCCATGTCAGACAAAAGCCAAGAATTCTATAGCAGGTTTTAACTTAAGAGAGGGAATGCTGTTAGGCTGCTTCGTCACCCTTAGAAGAAGTATGATGTATGACTTTTTGGACAGATTTGTTAATATCGCACTTCCTCGCGTAAGAGATTTCAAAGGAATCCTTCCAAAGCAATTCGATGGACGTGGTAATATTTCAATGGGGGTTAAAGAGCAAATTATCTTTCCTGAGATAGATTACGATAAAGTTGAAGAAATAAGAGGTGCAAATGTTACTGTAGTTACTACATGTAGATCTGATGAAGAAGCAAAGGATCTCTTATTGGAATTTGGCTTTCCTATAAAATAA